Within the Thermanaeromonas toyohensis ToBE genome, the region CCCACCGGGAAAGCCGGGTAACGACCCCTGGAAGACTACCAGGTAGATAGGCCGGGAGTGTAAGGGGGGTAACCCCTTTAGCGGACCGGTACTAATCGGTCGAGGGCTTGACCCTAGCACACTATGCAGTTTTGAGGGAACAAGGCCAAGGATAGGTTACAAAGTGAAGAAGAGAAGGAGAGTTAAGAAGAAGATAGAGGGTATAGAAAAGAGGATATAAGGGAAGGAAGGCTTTCTGGTGGTTATAGCGGAGGGGAAACACCCGTTCCCATCCCGAACACGGAAGTTAAGCCCTCCAGCGCCGATGGTACTGGGGGTCCGTCCCCCGGGAGAGTAGGTCGCTGCCAGAAAGCCTGCAATAAGAAAAGGGGCGCGTGAAGACGCGCTTTTTTATTTCCATGAGAGATCATGCCCTGATAATATTTAGGAAGTGATGTAGTATCCTGGCAGTTAATCCCCAGATGATGCGGCCTTCAAATTCGTAAAATAATTCGGGCCAGCGGGCCTGCCGCCAGCGGTAGTTACGTCCGCGGGGTATTTTATGAAAGGGGAAATCGTCGGGAGGCTGGGCCCGGATAGTTATCTCATGATATTCAGGGGAAAGCTTAAGGAGGAGCTCTAGCGGGGCAGTAAAAATCTCTTCTACCTCTTCCGGATTAGGTTTTAGGTTTTGGGGCTCCTTTAACAGGCCTACGAAAGGATGGATAATTTGCATAAAAGGAGTTATAAGGATATCTAGACCACCCCAAGGTTCGAGGGTACCAGGGGAAACCCCTAGCTCTTCACAGGTTTCCCTTAAAGCTGCCTCTTCTTCATTAGCATCCTCCGGCTGGATATGCCCGCCGGGAAAACATATTTCTCCGGGTTGCGTTTTAAGGTGGCGGGAGCGGACTTCAAAAAGCAAAGAACATTTCCCATCTTCCTGCTGGATAAGGGGTAAAAACACAGCGGAGTGTATATACTTATGAGTATCTAGAATGCGGGTTTTGTGCTGCTGGACTTTAGCCTTGAGCCCTAAAGTATTTAGGATAGTAGACATAAGACTAGATAACCACCTTTGCTAGAGAACCTTAGAAGACTACCATAAATTTTTGTAGATGTTTTCCAGAAGGTAGCCACCTTCTAAGAAAGGGATTCGCTTTTGCGGTAGTTTTTCCTCCTTAAAGGGAAATAGCGAAGAAGGGGAAGAAGTATCCATAAAAAAATTAATAGAGGAGGCAATTTATCTTCCGCTTGCAAAAATGGGCTAAAATAGAGTAGGATAGGCCAAAATAATCCATAACAGGATTTGCCTGAGCGCTTTTTAGGCGCTATAAAAAGAATAAGAAGGTCAAATAAAATCAAAAGGTAAGAGTTAGTCAAAGGTGGTGCTATGGAAGGGAAGACTTTAGCTGACCGGATTGAGGAATACTTGAAATGGCTCCTTAGTTCTAATCCAGAAGGAGTAATTGAAGTCCAGCGGCAGGAGCTAGCCAGGGTCTTTGCCTGTGTCCCTTCGCAGATAACCTACGTCCTAGGTACTAGATTTACTGTGGAACGTGGGTATCTAGTGGAAAGCCGGCGGGGTGGGGGCGGCTATGTGCGTATTATACGTTTACCTTTAAGGGATCGCCAGCGTTTTCAAGAATGGGTGGAGAGTGTAATAGGTGAATATGTTTCCCAGGAGGCGGGCGAAGCTATTCTAGCCCGGCTTTGCCAGGAGGGGCTCCTGTCAGAGAGAGAAAAAATACTTCTTAAGTCTGTTATTCACCGCCAGGCCCTACCCCTTGAGCTTCCCGAAAGGGACCGGGTGCGCGCGGCCATCTTGAGATCAGTACTTTTAACCCTGCTGCGAGAAGACCTTTAGTAGTGAAAATAAGGAGGATAATTACCAATGCTATGCGAGCGCTGCCAGCAGAACCCGGCCAGCGTCCATGTTACCCAAATTATAAATAACCAAAAGACTGAACTCCATCTGTGTCAAGAATGCGCCCGAGAGCTTGAACCCCAGTGGCACTGGGATTTCTCTTTACCTAAGTTCTTGGCCAGCCTATTGAACTATGAGCCTAGCCTGGGGTTAAGCCTAGAACAGGGGAGCTCCCGTTGCGGAGAGTGCGGGCTTACCTTTTCCCAATTCCAGCAGACAGGGCGCCTGGGCTGTCCCGAGTGCTACCGCTATTTTGCCAAACGGCTGGATCCTTTAATTAGGCGGCTTCACGGAAGCAACCATCACCGGGGGAAAGTACCTCGGCGAGCAGGGGGAAATTTACGGGTAATGCGGGAGATAGAAAGGCTTAGACTCGAACTACAGGAGCTAGTGGCGCGGGAAGAATTCGAAAAGGCTGCTCAAATCCGTGACCGCATCCGTGAGCTAGAGGCTAAGCTGGAAAGGCAGGGATAAGTATGGGTATCCGTTTAGAGCATTTGAGCAAGTGGATGGAAGGTTCCGGACCCCATGCTGACATAATCATATCCAGCCGCATACGCCTGGCTCGCAATTTAAAAGGGATGCCCTTTCCCCATCTTATGGATTCCCGCCAGGAGGGCCGGGTGGTGCAGCTTGTAGGCCGCGCCATTCAAAGCCCTACAGTAGAGAAAACTTCAGGCCAGTTGTACTTGCAGCGCCTCCGGGAATTGACCCCCCTAGAGCGGCAGATACTAGTAGAAAAACATCTTATAAGCCCCCAATTGGCAGGGGATAACGGGGAAAAGGCAGTGGTCTTAAGGGAAGATGAAGCTATAAGTATTATGGTCAATGAAGAGGATCATCTACGCCTCCAGTGTCTGTTACCTGCCCTTATGCTTCATGAGGGTTGGCGTATGGCCACGAGCTTAGATGATGCCCTGGAGGAAGAGTTAGATTATGCCTTTGATCAGGAACGGGGGTACCTTACCGCGTGCCCTACCAATGTAGGTACGGGTTTAAGGGCGTCAGTGATGGTCCATTTACCGGCCTTGGTGATAAGCAAACAGGCTGGTCAAGTGTTATCTGCTCTAACTAAAGTGGGGTTAGCTGTGCGTGGCCTTTATGGGGAAGGCACAGAGGCGGCAGGGAACCTCTTCCAGATTTCTAATCAGATCACCTTAGGCCGGACAGAAGAAGAGCTCATTAACAACCTTTCTGCTGTAGCTGTTCAATTGGCTGATCAGGAGCGGGCAGCAAGAGAGCATCTTTATAAAAAGAGCCGCTGGCAGCTAGAAGATCGGGTGGGCAGGGCTTATGGAATACTTGCCCACGCCAGGATCTTGAATAGCCAAGAGGCCTTAAAACTCCTTTCCGATGTCAGGCTGGGGGTAGAAATGAAGATAATACGAGGGGTAGACCAACGAGTAATAAATCAACTTATGTTCATGATCCAGCCGGCTTTTCTGCAATACCTAGCTGGAAGGGAGATGCCCCCTCACGAACGCGATGTCCAGAGGGCTAATCTTATCCGGGAACGCCTGCAGGGTAGGTCATCTTAATTCGAGGTACCTTGTTGGATATTCCTTATCCAGCAGGGCAAGTTTTTCGGTTATAAAATTTATTATAGAAAAGCCAGTTTTTACCTTAGAAATTATTTACCTTAGAATATTGTTAGAAAGGAGGAAAATAATTTTATGGGTTTACGTTTTACAGAAAGAGCGCACCGGGTTTTACGTTTAGCCCAGGAGGAAGCGCGGCATCTTAATCATCCCGCGGTGGGGACGGAACATCTTTTATTAGGCCTTTTGCGGGAAGGGGATAGTGTAGCAGCTAGGGCTTTGGCAAGCCTGGGTGTAAATCTTAAGAGTGTACGGGAGGAGGTACGCAAAGCTGTACGACCAGGGGAGGGGGTACCTCCAGGGGAGCTGGGCCTTACCCCTAGAGCTAAGAGGGTCCTAGAGTTAGCCCAGGAAGAGGCTCGACGCCAAGGTGTAAACTATGTGGGTACGGAACATATACTTTTGGGGCTTATGGAAGAAGGAGAGGGTTTGGCCGCGCAAGTACTGGGCTCCTTAGGCCTTACTCCCGAAAAGGTGCGCGAGAGAATAATGGCCTTGTTAGGCGGTGCACAACAGCAGCCTGCAGCCCCCTTCGGTATTCTCTTTGGTAATCTACCCTTTGGTATGGGGGGTATGGGTATCCCTGGGTTCCAGCCGGCGGGCGCTCCTATGGGAGCCAAAGCTACTCACCGTCCGGGGACCAATACCCCAGTTTTAGATCAGTTCAGCCGGGATTTAACAGCTTTGGCCCGGGAAGGCAAGCTAGACCCAGTTATTGGCCGGGAGAAAGAGATCGAACGGGTTATCCAAATTTTAAGTCGGCGCACCAAAAATAATCCGGTACTCATCGGCGATCCAGGTGTGGGTAAGACCGCCATTGTGGAAGGTTTAGCCCAGCGCATTGAACAGAATCAGGTACCAGAGGTCTTAAGAGGTAAAAGGGTAGTAGCCCTAGATATGTCCGGTATGGTAGCCGGGACTAAATACAGGGGCGAGTTTGAAGAGCGCTTCCGGCGGGTCCTAGATGAGATCCGCGCCGCGGGCAATATAATTCTTTTTATTGATGAACTCCATACCCTCATCGGTGCTGGCGCGGCCGAAGGAGCCATAGATGCTGCTAACATCTTAAAGCCCGCCCTGGCCCGTGGCGAGCTCCAGACCATCGGGGCTACTACTATAGATGAATACCGTAAGCATATTGAGAAGGATGCAGCCCTGGAGCGCCGCTTCCAACCCGTTATGGTTAGTGAACCTACAGTGGAAGAGACTATAGCTATTCTAAAGGGCCTGCGGGACCGTTATGAGGCCCATCACCGCGTCAAGATAACAGATGAAGCCTTAGAGGCAGCGGCTAAGTTATCTGACCGATATATTACGGATCGTTACTTGCCCGATAAAGCTATAGATCTTATTGATGAGGCTGCTTCGCGAGTCCGTCTGGCTATTTACACAGCACCTAAGGAAGTTAAAGAATTAGAGGCTCGGTTGGAAGAAGTGCAGAAAGAAAAAGAAGCAGCGGTACACGCTCAAGAGTTTGAGAAGGCAGCCCAGTTGCGGGATGAAGAGAGAAGGATTCGCGAGGAATTAGAGGCTAAGAAGAGTAAATGGGAAAAAGAAAAGGGGATGGAGAAGTCTACGGTTACAGCGGAAGATATAGCTTATATTGTCTCCAGCTGGACAGGTATTCCTGTAGCTAAGCTGGCCCAGGAAGAGACCGAACGGCTACTTCATCTGGAAGAAATTTTGCACCAGCGGGTCATAGGCCAAGATGAAGCGGTTCACGCTGTAGCGCGAGCTATCCGCCGGGCGAGAGCTGGTCTTAAAGATCCTAAGCGACCTATAGGTTCCTTCATTTTCCTAGGGCCTACAGGGGTGGGTAAAACAGAACTAGCTCGAGCCCTAGCTGAAGCCCTTTTTGGGGACGAAGATGCCATGATCCGCCTTGATATGTCGGAGTATATGGAGAAGCATACGGTCTCCCGCTTGGTGGGTGCTCCTCCAGGTTACGTAGGATATGAAGAAGCTGGTCAGCTTACAGAAGCTGTACGCCGCAGGCCCTACAGCGTGGTTCTTTTTGATGAGATAGAGAAGGCTCATCCTGAGGTGTTTAATATTCTCCTTCAAGTTTTGGAAGATGGGCGTTTGACTGATGCTAAAGGTCGGACGGTAGACTTCCGTAACACAGTAATTATTATGACCTCTAACGTAGGGGCTTCGACCATTAAGCGGGAAACCCTGGGCTTCAAAGCAAGCGCGGTAAAGGTAGGGGCGGAATCCTACGAAGAGATGAAGAAGCGGATCATGGAAGAGCTACGCCGTACCTTCCGGCCGGAATTCCTTAACCGTATCGATGAACTAATCGTCTTCCATGCTTTGACTGTGGAGGATATAAAGAAGATTGTAGACCTGATGCTTAAGCAGCTCAATGAGCGCCTTAAGGAGCATAACATTCAGGTAGAAGTCACGGAAGAAGCTAAGGATATCCTTGTGAAGGAGGGTTTTGACGAGGCTTATGGCGCCAGGCCCTTGCGACGGGCCATCCAGACTCTTATTGAAGACCAGCTTTCAGAAGATATGCTCCAAGGTAAGTTTGGGCCAGGCGATAGAGTCCAGGCCGTGGCTGAGAACGGTAAGATAGTGTTAAAGAAAGCCCCGGTAGCTTAAATTGGACTAGGCCTTGTTAAGATGCTTAGTTGGGGAAGGTCGGGATAGCTTCCCGGCCTTTCCCCGTTTCCACTAACTTAAAAGTTTGGGCCAACCAAACTTAATTCCTTCCACCGTCGACAGGGAGGTAGTAAAGTGTTAAAATACTAAACATGAAAGTGTTAGGGATAGCTTCTAGTCCCCGGCGTAGAGGTAACTCGGAACTCCTTTTGGACGCTGCCTTACGCGGCGCTCAAGACCAGGGAACGGAAACCCAGAAGATAATCCTGGCAGAACTTAATATATGGCCTTGTCGAGGGTGTGAGACTTGCCGACAAGGGAATTGTATCCAGCAGGATGATATGGAGAAGCTTTACCCCCTGCTAAAAGAAAGCGATGCCTTAATTTTAGCCTCTCCCATTTATTTTTACGGCCTGCCAGCCCAAGCTAAGGCTATGATTGATCGTTGCCAAGTTTTCTGGCATCGCAAGTATGATACAGGGAATGAGGGTAAGAGGGAAGTGGTGGCTAGGCGCGGGGCTTTGATAGCTGTAGGAGCTACCCGTGGTGCTAAATTGTTTGAAGGTGCTGTGCTGACCACTAAATATTTTTTTAAAGTTTTAGGGATAAGTTATTGGGGCGAGCTTCTTGTACGGGAAGTAGAAGGCTATCAGGAGATCCTAAAAAGGCCAGATGTTTTAGAGGCTGCCTATTCTTTGGGGAAGCAATTGACCCAGGGTTAAAAGCCTAGGTTATGGCGAATGCTTCAAGAAAGAGAGGGAGATAGGAGGTTAAATGTATATGGATAAGGTTAAGACGGCTTTAGAAATAGCCCTCGAGCGGGCTAAGGCTATAGAGGTAGATGAGGAGAAAATCTTAGAACTAGAAAATTTACCGCGGGGCAGGGTTTTAGGAGCCCAATTCCTAAGCAATAAAGATTTTAATCTAGAAGAGGAGTTACAGAAATTTAATGGAAAGGCTAAGGCACATGTAGTGAAAGGCGTAGAAGAAACCTTTTTGGGTAACCTCCGGTTGCCGCGGGACGGAAATTCTATGGAGACCAACCGCCGGTGCATGGAGGGGCTTCTCCTTATTAAAAAGAATAAAGCTGCGCTTAAGCAAGTGTTTAAAGAAATAGAAATGCTTTTCCAGTATTATGCTCGGGCCCTAGAGCAGGCTTATGTTAACTTAAAGGAAGAGTATGCAGCGCGGCTGGCGCAAGCTGGGCGTAGCTTGGGAAAACAAGTTGTTCCTTTACGCCTTCCCAATGTGGAGACTTTACCCGAATTCCAAGAAGAGTGGTTACGCTTCCGCGAACAGCTCTCTGCCCAATATGAAACCCTTTTAGAGGAAAAAAGGCAGTACATCCGTAGTATAAGCTGACCTACCTTAAAATTTTGTTGACCCCAGAGGTAGCCCCACTAGCTATCTTCTTTATCGTTGCGCACCTGACTATGAAAAATTTCTTCTAAGGTCTTAAGGGGTTTTTTCACTTTTACCTGGCTTATTACCCTTTTTACACCCCGGGCTTTAGCTGCAGCGCGGCGGGCAGCTTCTATTTCGTGAGGCTTAAGAGCCTCTCCTTTAAGGAGCACTGTTCCCCGGTGGCTTTTGCCCCCTATATGCTGGAGTTCTACCCCTGGGGCTTGAGCTAGCTCTTCAGCAACTTCGAATTCCACTTCGCTATCCGTTATAGGTCCATCGGTACTTATAGATATAGCATTATCTACCTTTTCCACGCCAGGTATATCCTGGGCTAGGTTAGTGGCCCGTTCTTTTTCTATTAAAGTGTCTACTATACCCTGAAGGCGGGCTTTCCCTTCTACCACTTCTACTTTAAGGCCGTAACCTTTAAGGTCTTTATCAGCTTTAAATGCACGTTGGAGTTCTTCTTGCACCTTTTTAAAGTTGTTTTTCTTTTTTCTACTTGACATGTGACCCAACTCACCTTAAGCTATTTGATAAGCCCTTTTTATTATTCTCCATAGGCCCTCTTTTTAGCAGGAAAATTTATAGGGATGGCGAATATAGTTATATCTAATCGTTATATAAAAAGTGTATACCAATACCCCGGGGGTGCCCGGAAGGGCTGAGAAGTGCTACTTTGGCACTAACCCTTGGAACCTGATTCTGGGTAATACCAGCGGAGGGAAGTGGGGTTTTAAAGTTTTTAAAGTCACCTATTTCCCGGGGTGACTTTTTTAATAACTTGTTAGAGGAAGGGCTTAAATTTTATTTATACTTAAGGCTTATAAAGGAGTGGTATACCATATGACACAGCTAGAAGCGGCTAAACAAGGAAAGATAACGCGGGAAATGGAAAAGGTGGCGGCTAAAGAAGGTATAGATGTAGAAATCTTACGGCAGCGCGTGGCTGAAGGTAAAGTAGTTATACCAGCCAATAAAAACCATACCAACCTGGATCCGTGCGGTATCGGCTTGGGCTTAAGGACCAAAGTTAATGCCAATATAGGGACTTCTACAGCTTACCCGGACATAGAACAAGAACTAAAAAAATTAGAGGCAGCTTTAGAAGCAGGTGCTGACGCAGTTATGGATCTTAGTACCGGTGGGGATATTGACGCCTGTCGCAGGGAGGTTTTGGCCCGCTCCCCGGTAGCTGTAGGAACTGTCCCTATCTATCAGGTTACGGTAGAGGCTCAAAAGCGTTATGGTAGTATGGTAGAGTTCACCGCTGATGACTTATTCCGGGTGATTGAGCTTCAGGCTGCTGATGGGGTAGATTTTATCACTGTGCATTGCGGTGTAACCTTAGAAACGGTGGAAAGGCTAAAAAGGGAAGGACGGCTTACCGATATAGTAAGCCGTGGGGGCTCTTTCCTCGTAGGATGGATGCTCCATCATAGGGAAGAGAATCCCCTTTACGCCCAGTATGATCGCCTTTTGGAGATAGCCCGGCGGTACGATGTTACTTTAAGCTTGGGTGATGGCCTGCGGCCTGGTTGTTTGGCCGACGCCACAGATAGAGCGCAGATACAGGAATTGCTCATCTTAGGTGAATTAGTAGACAGAGCCAGGGAAGCTGGAGTGCAGGCCATGGTGGAAGGGCCCGGGCATGTGCCTCTAAACCAGATCGAGGCTAATATACTTTTACAGAAGCGCCTTTGCCACGGAGCTCCCTTCTATGTATTAGGTCCTATTGTAACGGATGTTGCTCCCGGATATGACCATATTACTGCGGCCATTGGAGGAGCAATAGCTGCTGCGGCTGGTGCTGACTTTATTTGCTATGTTACGCCTTCCGAACATTTGGGCCTTCCTACAGCAGAAGATGTGCGGGAGGGGGTTATTGCGGCCCGCATTGCTGGACATGCGGCTGATCTGGTAAAAGGGATCCCGGGGGCTTGGGAATGGGATAGGGCTATGGCCCAAGCTCGTAAAGCTCTAGACTGGGAAAAACAAATATCTTTGGCCTTAGATCCTGTTAAAGCTAGGCATTACAGATCCAAACGGAACGTAGAAACAGCCGAAGCCTGTTCCATGTGTGGCGATTTTTGCGCCATGCGTATTGTAGGGGAGTATTTAGGTAAAACTATGGAACGTTGTTAACTTACAGTCGGCCACTGGAGCTTAGATGTTTCTTTTTTAAGCATAGTGTTACTTTGTGCCAGCATACGGGCTGGAGTATGGGGCTGACTAAGCTTTTCGTTAGTAAAAACTTAAGGATAGCTTTAGGAGCAAAGCTCTGTAGTAAACTAAGAGACGGCGAGGCAAACTAAACGAACGGTGAGGTTTTATGGCCAGGATAAAGTTGGCTCGAGGGCGAGAGGCAAGGCTAGAGAGTGGTCATCCTTGGGTTTACCAGACGGAAATTGAGGATATATACGGTGATTTTAGACCTGGGGATATTGTAGAAGTGGAAGACTGGCGGGGCAAGTTTTTGGGCCGGGGTTATATTAACCCGGCCTCTATGATTACTATCCGACTTTTAACTTATGACCCCCGGGAAGAGATAAATAAAAACTTTTGGCGCCAGCGCCTTCAAGCGGCCTGGGACTACCGGCAGAAGATACTTAGAGGGGCACCCACAGATTCTTTTCGGGTGGTTTTCGCTGAGGCGGATTTCCTGCCCGGACTTATTGTAGATAAATTCGCCTCTTATCTTGTGGTCCAGACTCTAGCCTTAGGGATCGATCGTCACAAGGATGTTTTGGTAGAAATATTGGAGGACTTAATCCGGCCAGATGGTATTTATGAGCGAAACGATGTGCCTGTCCGGGCCCTTGAGGGATTAGAATTACGTAGCGGGTTTCTTAAAGGGCCTTTTGACCCACTAGTAACCATTGTAGAGAACGGACTTAAGTTTTGGGTAGATTTAGCTCGAGGCCAAAAGACGGGGTATTTTTTAGACCAGCGTGAAAACCGGGCCGCTTTACGTCCCCTGGTAAAAGGTGCTCGCGTGTTAGACTGTTTCTGCCATACAGGTGGATTTGGTCTTCATGCTGCTTATTACGGCGCCCGTGAAGTTTTGGGTTTAGATATCTCGGAGGAAGCTATAGAGCTAGCTAGGCAAAATGCCGAACTTAATGGTTTAGAAAGTATTTGTTCCTTCCAGGTAGCCAATGTCTTCGATGCCCTTAGGGCTATGGATAAAGCCAAGGAACGCTATGATGTGGTGATACTGGATCCCCCGGCTTTTGTTAAAAATAGGAA harbors:
- a CDS encoding NUDIX hydrolase, whose protein sequence is MSTILNTLGLKAKVQQHKTRILDTHKYIHSAVFLPLIQQEDGKCSLLFEVRSRHLKTQPGEICFPGGHIQPEDANEEEAALRETCEELGVSPGTLEPWGGLDILITPFMQIIHPFVGLLKEPQNLKPNPEEVEEIFTAPLELLLKLSPEYHEITIRAQPPDDFPFHKIPRGRNYRWRQARWPELFYEFEGRIIWGLTARILHHFLNIIRA
- a CDS encoding CtsR family transcriptional regulator, whose protein sequence is MEGKTLADRIEEYLKWLLSSNPEGVIEVQRQELARVFACVPSQITYVLGTRFTVERGYLVESRRGGGGYVRIIRLPLRDRQRFQEWVESVIGEYVSQEAGEAILARLCQEGLLSEREKILLKSVIHRQALPLELPERDRVRAAILRSVLLTLLREDL
- a CDS encoding UvrB/UvrC motif-containing protein, whose product is MLCERCQQNPASVHVTQIINNQKTELHLCQECARELEPQWHWDFSLPKFLASLLNYEPSLGLSLEQGSSRCGECGLTFSQFQQTGRLGCPECYRYFAKRLDPLIRRLHGSNHHRGKVPRRAGGNLRVMREIERLRLELQELVAREEFEKAAQIRDRIRELEAKLERQG
- a CDS encoding protein arginine kinase → MGIRLEHLSKWMEGSGPHADIIISSRIRLARNLKGMPFPHLMDSRQEGRVVQLVGRAIQSPTVEKTSGQLYLQRLRELTPLERQILVEKHLISPQLAGDNGEKAVVLREDEAISIMVNEEDHLRLQCLLPALMLHEGWRMATSLDDALEEELDYAFDQERGYLTACPTNVGTGLRASVMVHLPALVISKQAGQVLSALTKVGLAVRGLYGEGTEAAGNLFQISNQITLGRTEEELINNLSAVAVQLADQERAAREHLYKKSRWQLEDRVGRAYGILAHARILNSQEALKLLSDVRLGVEMKIIRGVDQRVINQLMFMIQPAFLQYLAGREMPPHERDVQRANLIRERLQGRSS
- a CDS encoding ATP-dependent Clp protease ATP-binding subunit encodes the protein MGLRFTERAHRVLRLAQEEARHLNHPAVGTEHLLLGLLREGDSVAARALASLGVNLKSVREEVRKAVRPGEGVPPGELGLTPRAKRVLELAQEEARRQGVNYVGTEHILLGLMEEGEGLAAQVLGSLGLTPEKVRERIMALLGGAQQQPAAPFGILFGNLPFGMGGMGIPGFQPAGAPMGAKATHRPGTNTPVLDQFSRDLTALAREGKLDPVIGREKEIERVIQILSRRTKNNPVLIGDPGVGKTAIVEGLAQRIEQNQVPEVLRGKRVVALDMSGMVAGTKYRGEFEERFRRVLDEIRAAGNIILFIDELHTLIGAGAAEGAIDAANILKPALARGELQTIGATTIDEYRKHIEKDAALERRFQPVMVSEPTVEETIAILKGLRDRYEAHHRVKITDEALEAAAKLSDRYITDRYLPDKAIDLIDEAASRVRLAIYTAPKEVKELEARLEEVQKEKEAAVHAQEFEKAAQLRDEERRIREELEAKKSKWEKEKGMEKSTVTAEDIAYIVSSWTGIPVAKLAQEETERLLHLEEILHQRVIGQDEAVHAVARAIRRARAGLKDPKRPIGSFIFLGPTGVGKTELARALAEALFGDEDAMIRLDMSEYMEKHTVSRLVGAPPGYVGYEEAGQLTEAVRRRPYSVVLFDEIEKAHPEVFNILLQVLEDGRLTDAKGRTVDFRNTVIIMTSNVGASTIKRETLGFKASAVKVGAESYEEMKKRIMEELRRTFRPEFLNRIDELIVFHALTVEDIKKIVDLMLKQLNERLKEHNIQVEVTEEAKDILVKEGFDEAYGARPLRRAIQTLIEDQLSEDMLQGKFGPGDRVQAVAENGKIVLKKAPVA
- a CDS encoding flavodoxin family protein translates to MKVLGIASSPRRRGNSELLLDAALRGAQDQGTETQKIILAELNIWPCRGCETCRQGNCIQQDDMEKLYPLLKESDALILASPIYFYGLPAQAKAMIDRCQVFWHRKYDTGNEGKREVVARRGALIAVGATRGAKLFEGAVLTTKYFFKVLGISYWGELLVREVEGYQEILKRPDVLEAAYSLGKQLTQG
- a CDS encoding BON domain-containing protein, with the protein product MSSRKKKNNFKKVQEELQRAFKADKDLKGYGLKVEVVEGKARLQGIVDTLIEKERATNLAQDIPGVEKVDNAISISTDGPITDSEVEFEVAEELAQAPGVELQHIGGKSHRGTVLLKGEALKPHEIEAARRAAAKARGVKRVISQVKVKKPLKTLEEIFHSQVRNDKEDS
- the thiC gene encoding phosphomethylpyrimidine synthase ThiC — translated: MTQLEAAKQGKITREMEKVAAKEGIDVEILRQRVAEGKVVIPANKNHTNLDPCGIGLGLRTKVNANIGTSTAYPDIEQELKKLEAALEAGADAVMDLSTGGDIDACRREVLARSPVAVGTVPIYQVTVEAQKRYGSMVEFTADDLFRVIELQAADGVDFITVHCGVTLETVERLKREGRLTDIVSRGGSFLVGWMLHHREENPLYAQYDRLLEIARRYDVTLSLGDGLRPGCLADATDRAQIQELLILGELVDRAREAGVQAMVEGPGHVPLNQIEANILLQKRLCHGAPFYVLGPIVTDVAPGYDHITAAIGGAIAAAAGADFICYVTPSEHLGLPTAEDVREGVIAARIAGHAADLVKGIPGAWEWDRAMAQARKALDWEKQISLALDPVKARHYRSKRNVETAEACSMCGDFCAMRIVGEYLGKTMERC
- a CDS encoding class I SAM-dependent rRNA methyltransferase; the protein is MARIKLARGREARLESGHPWVYQTEIEDIYGDFRPGDIVEVEDWRGKFLGRGYINPASMITIRLLTYDPREEINKNFWRQRLQAAWDYRQKILRGAPTDSFRVVFAEADFLPGLIVDKFASYLVVQTLALGIDRHKDVLVEILEDLIRPDGIYERNDVPVRALEGLELRSGFLKGPFDPLVTIVENGLKFWVDLARGQKTGYFLDQRENRAALRPLVKGARVLDCFCHTGGFGLHAAYYGAREVLGLDISEEAIELARQNAELNGLESICSFQVANVFDALRAMDKAKERYDVVILDPPAFVKNRKALEGAIRGYKEINLRAMKILTPGGFLITCSCSYHMPPELFLKIIQSAAKDARRRLRLLAWRGQPPDHPVLLGYEESCYLKCLILQVL